The proteins below are encoded in one region of Sander vitreus isolate 19-12246 chromosome 24, sanVit1, whole genome shotgun sequence:
- the cldn10d gene encoding claudin-10, giving the protein MKYRMVVMYMEIGCFVSCLFGWILVCSTLPTEYWTFSEVSDVVLTTSNFYSNLWKDCVSDTTGVSDCKEYPSLLGLPVFLHACRGLAVCAVITGFFGGVLTLIGMKCTKIGGSEIANMRVTFAGGITYLVSGFCGMITYSWWANKVITEFLDPNFLAQKYELGAAIFIGWGGSILLLSGGTVLCYFSGKGLTSSNVNSSAKSSRRAATYASARTRRTYMLPASASRVTLVPPLFYEGRKSQASIATNATRKASVTFNRDSFV; this is encoded by the exons ATGAAGTACAGGATGGTGGTGATGTACATGGAGATCGGCTGCTTCGTGTCCTGCCTGTTTGGCTGGATCCTGGTGTGTTCCACCCTTCCCACAGAGTACTGGACTTTCTCCGAGGTGAGCGATGTCGTGTTGACCACCTCCAACTTCTACTCCAACCTGTGGAAGGACTGCGTCTCAGACACCACGGGGGTGTCCGACTGCAAGGAATACCCTTCCTTGCTGGGTCTTCCTG TGTTCCTACACGCCTGCAGAGGGCTCGCTGTCTGCGCCGTTATCACCGGTTTCTTCGGAGGCGTCCTCACACTCATAGGGATGAAATGCACTAAAATAGGCGGATCAGAGATTGCCAATATGAGGGTGACCTTTGCAGGCGGTATTACCTACCTGGTTTCag GATTCTGTGGAATGATCACGTACTCATGGTGGGCCAACAAAGTCATAACAGAATTCTTGGATCCAAATTTCCTAGCACAgaa ATATGAACTTGGAGCTGCAATTTTCATTGGCTGGGGTGGCTCCATCCTTCTCCTCTCTGGAGGGACAGTGCTGTGTTACTTCTCTGGAAAAGGTCTAACATCAAG TAATGTCAACAGTTCTGCAAAAAGCTCACGTAGAGCAGCCACTTATGCCTCTGCCCGGACCAGACGGACCTACATGCTTCCGGCCTCGGCGTCCAGAGTGACCCTGGTGCCGCCGTTGTTTTATGAAGGCAGGAAGAGCCAAGCAAGCATAGCAACCAATGCAACAAGAAAAGCCAGCGTCACCTTTAACAGGGACAGCTTCGTCTGA
- the cldn10e gene encoding claudin-10 codes for MQIRVVQIWGFLITILGWIFVACTMAMEGWKVSAIGGMAGSSVIKVAWYWSNLWRSCVTDSTNISNCYDYPVLWSVEGYIQIVRGLLMAALSFGILGFVLSLMGMECTFIGGKDRSKYKKIYASGWCHIISGLQSASGYAVYAYYVSLEYFNINFDGLKFDLGTPLFLGWVGSALHMTGGFFYVWSVCMPLCGEEEMEINVQTPIIKSTTGVSTVTFKTSVSSESELSPKSKDSDLSSISSSLERTSKSGHTTMSGQSSQTGQITGSAMLRSASEAGSESLMAPTLSGSSRIKTKRFFKKSSI; via the exons ATGCAGATTCGTGTGGTCCAGATCTGGGGTTTCCTGATCACCATTTTGGGCTGGATCTTTGTTGCCTGCACAATGGCCATGGAGGGCTGGAAGGTCAGCGCCATAGGGGGCATGGCAGGCTCCTCAGTCATCAAGGTGGCCTGGTACTGGTCCAACCTGTGGAGATCCTGTGTTACAGACTCAACTAACATCAGTAACTGTTACGATTACCCTGTGCTCTGGTCTGTGGAGG GTTACATCCAGATAGTACGAGGCCTGCTGATGGCAGCTCTTTCCTTCGGCATACTGGGGTTTGTGCTTAGTCTGATGGGCATGGAGTGCACCTTCATTGGGGGAAAAGACCGGTCAAAGTACAAGAAGATCTACGCCAGCGGATGGTGCCACATAATCAGCG GTTTGCAGTCCGCAAGTGGGTATGCTGTTTATGCATATTATGTCTCATTAGAATACTTCAACATTAACTTTGATGGACTAAA ATTTGACCTCGGCACCCCGTTGTTCCTCGGCTGGGTCGGCTCGGCCCTTCACATGACTGGTGGTTTCTTCTATGTGTGGTCAGTGTGTATGCCGCTCTGCGGAGAAGAGGAAAT GGAAATAAACGTCCAGACACCAATAATCAAGTCCACCACAGGTGTGTCCACAGTCACATTCAAGACCAGCGTGTCCTCAGAGTCAGAGCTTTCGCCCAAGTCTAAGGACTCAGACCTGTCCAGCATTTCCTCAAGTTTAGAACGCACATCCAAATCTGGACACACAACCATGTCAGGGCAGTCATCCCAGACTGGGCAAATCACCGGTTCTGCAATGTTGAGGTCAGCGTCAGAGGCGGGATCGGAGTCACTGATGGCGCCAACTTTGTCCGGCAGCTCGAGGATTAAGACTAAACGGTTCTTTAAAAAGTCTTCTATTTGA
- the cldn10a gene encoding claudin-10a yields MGNMATEIVAFVLTVSGWILVSSILRLDYWKVSSVDGTVITTATFWSNLWKTCVTDSTGVSNCKDFPSMLALDAYIQVCRGLMIAAVCLGFFGAIFALVGMKCTKIGGSETTKARLTVLSGFHFILNGLCCMTACSIYAHRITTDFFDPLFYAQKAEYSYTGAASFETARNKHRKTSNNLHNGPGEPSRQFGRNAYV; encoded by the exons ATGGGCAACATGGCAACCGAGATCGTTGCCTTTGTCCTGACCGTCTCGGGGTGGATCCTGGTGTCGTCCATCCTGAGGCTAGACTACTGGAAGGTGTCCTCTGTGGACGGGACGGTCATCACCACCGCTACCTTCTGGTCTAACCTGTGGAAAACATGTGTGACTGATTCCACTGGTGTGTCCAACTGCAAGGACTTTCCTTCTATGCTGGCTCTGGATG CCTATATCCAGGTGTGTCGGGGTTTGATGATCGCCGCCGTATGTCTGGGTTTCTTTGGTGCCATCTTCGCCTTGGTAGGAATGAAGTGCACAAAAATAGGAGGCTCGGAGACCACCAAGGCTCGTCTGACTGTCCTCTCGGGCTTCCACTTCATTCTCAACG GCCTCTGCTGCATGACTGCATGCTCCATATATGCTCACAGGATCACAACTGACTTCTTTGACCCCCTCTTTTATGCCCAGAA AGCTGAATACTCCTACACTGGAGCTGCATCATTTGAGACAGCACGCAACAAGCACAGAAAGACAAGCAACAACCTTCACAACGGACCAGGGGAGCCATCGAGGCAGTTTGGAAGAAATGCCTATGTGTGA